A portion of the Streptomyces sp. NBC_00376 genome contains these proteins:
- a CDS encoding phosphotransferase family protein, whose protein sequence is MNNDEAAAVRPLTLAWVSRHLEAGERIVKATALHGGITAEMRRLTIGTRDGGTRDLVLRTYVDPFYVEHAEGGLNGEAGALTLLTGTGVPAPSLVAVDPTATQCEFPSLLMTHLAGRTVLDDQGVETRVRLLARQLVAIHALRPAERPRKYVTLTTADTVVVPKGADAAVWTAAIDVIRKPAPPCEGRFLHRDFQPGNVLFDVPPSNPEDARITGVVDWAPSWGPADLDVAHCSVNLALLHGPAWGMRFAEAYEEAGGVLAATASERLYWRVRDALAVSEEVRSVSQPWREAGRAELTTRAVEERLDAYVTALMDAPG, encoded by the coding sequence ATGAACAACGATGAGGCGGCGGCTGTCCGGCCGTTGACACTGGCTTGGGTGAGCCGGCATCTGGAGGCCGGCGAGCGGATCGTCAAGGCCACGGCGCTGCACGGCGGCATCACCGCCGAGATGCGGCGGCTGACCATCGGGACGCGGGACGGAGGCACCCGTGACCTGGTGCTGCGGACCTACGTCGACCCGTTCTACGTGGAGCACGCCGAGGGCGGGCTGAATGGGGAGGCCGGCGCCCTGACCCTGCTCACGGGGACCGGCGTGCCGGCTCCTTCACTGGTCGCGGTTGATCCGACCGCCACGCAGTGCGAGTTTCCGTCGCTCCTGATGACACATCTGGCGGGCCGGACGGTCCTCGACGATCAGGGAGTGGAGACGCGTGTTCGCCTGCTGGCCCGCCAACTCGTGGCGATCCACGCGTTACGACCCGCCGAGCGGCCCCGAAAATATGTGACGTTGACGACCGCCGACACCGTAGTCGTCCCGAAGGGCGCCGACGCGGCCGTATGGACCGCGGCGATCGACGTGATCCGCAAGCCCGCGCCGCCCTGTGAAGGGCGCTTCCTGCACCGGGACTTCCAGCCCGGCAACGTGCTGTTCGACGTACCGCCTTCAAACCCGGAAGATGCCCGCATCACCGGCGTCGTCGACTGGGCACCCTCCTGGGGTCCGGCGGATCTCGATGTGGCGCACTGCTCCGTCAATCTCGCGCTGCTGCACGGCCCGGCGTGGGGTATGCGGTTCGCCGAGGCGTACGAGGAGGCCGGCGGGGTATTGGCCGCGACCGCGAGCGAGCGGCTGTACTGGCGGGTGCGGGACGCGCTGGCCGTCTCGGAAGAAGTGCGGTCGGTGTCGCAGCCATGGCGGGAGGCCGGTAGGGCGGAGCTGACGACGCGAGCCGTGGAGGAGCGGCTGGATGCCTATGTCACCGCCTTGATGGACGCGCCGGGCTGA
- a CDS encoding transposase, with protein MKHYPPEFKADAVALYDSRPEATIKQIAADLGVNPETLRNWIRAAGAGRPRGRRAAMPPTVPVAPSALEAEVAALRRENAELKKEREILRKAARYFASETGW; from the coding sequence ATGAAGCACTATCCGCCGGAGTTCAAGGCGGACGCGGTCGCGCTGTACGATTCGCGGCCCGAGGCGACGATCAAGCAGATCGCCGCCGACCTGGGGGTGAACCCGGAGACGCTGCGCAACTGGATCCGGGCGGCCGGAGCCGGTCGTCCGCGCGGCCGTCGGGCGGCCATGCCGCCGACGGTTCCGGTGGCGCCGTCGGCTCTGGAGGCCGAGGTCGCCGCCTTGAGGCGGGAGAACGCCGAGCTGAAGAAGGAACGGGAGATCCTGCGCAAGGCGGCCCGCTATTTCGCCTCGGAGACGGGCTGGTGA
- a CDS encoding zinc finger domain-containing protein, whose translation MSDDFKRLELRDCPMSTCAAPAGSRCRTGKGKVAIQ comes from the coding sequence GTGAGTGACGACTTCAAGCGCCTGGAATTGCGCGACTGCCCGATGTCCACCTGCGCCGCGCCAGCGGGCTCCCGGTGCCGGACCGGCAAGGGTAAGGTGGCCATCCAGTAG
- a CDS encoding GmrSD restriction endonuclease domain-containing protein, with the protein MVPLGEAWDPGAAAWTPAERQAYANDLDDERSLLAVHDSANQSKADRDPAQWMPPAKSATCRYLKDWVIVKTRWTLTTDPAEHAAIEQIAAGCDDTEITVTLAR; encoded by the coding sequence ATGGTCCCCCTCGGCGAAGCCTGGGACCCCGGCGCCGCGGCCTGGACCCCCGCCGAACGCCAGGCCTATGCCAACGACCTCGACGACGAACGCTCCCTCCTCGCGGTCCACGACAGTGCCAATCAGTCCAAGGCCGACCGTGACCCGGCCCAATGGATGCCCCCGGCCAAATCCGCGACCTGCCGCTACCTGAAGGACTGGGTCATCGTCAAAACCCGCTGGACCCTGACCACGGACCCGGCCGAACACGCTGCGATCGAGCAGATCGCGGCCGGCTGCGACGACACTGAAATCACCGTCACCCTCGCCCGCTGA
- a CDS encoding IS110 family transposase, with protein sequence MSRIWAGTDCGKTHHHCLVLDSEGDTLLSRRVANDEPELLKLIGDVLDLADGGKTTWALDMTGGEPGLLIALLVNHGQELVYIPGIAVNRATDSYRGQGKTDARDARVIADQARMRRDLQPIRPGDEATLELRLLTDHRVDLVADRTRTTNRLKALLNSMFPALERALDLGNVGPLVLLTGYQTPAAIRRAGSRRLTAWLRNRKVCNAAALAEKVVEAAERQHTAVVGEKAIAKMVHTLAKEVMVLNEKITETDKLIEGRFREHELADVIQSMPGIGTILGAEFLVAVGGSLDAFPTADRLAAFAGVVPAPRDSGQVSGNDHRPTRYHRRLQRVFYISALVSVQRDPNSRKFYDRKRAEGKRHVQAVLALARRRVNVLWALIRDRRCYQVIPSVTTAA encoded by the coding sequence ATGAGCCGGATATGGGCGGGAACCGACTGCGGCAAGACCCACCACCACTGCCTGGTCCTGGACAGCGAGGGCGACACGCTGCTGTCGCGTCGGGTGGCCAACGACGAGCCGGAACTGCTGAAGCTGATCGGTGACGTCCTGGACCTCGCCGACGGCGGCAAGACGACCTGGGCGCTTGACATGACCGGCGGCGAGCCCGGCCTGCTGATCGCCCTTCTGGTCAACCATGGCCAGGAGCTCGTCTACATCCCCGGTATCGCGGTCAACCGGGCCACCGACAGCTACCGCGGCCAGGGCAAGACGGACGCCCGTGACGCCCGCGTGATCGCCGACCAGGCCCGGATGCGCCGCGACCTCCAGCCGATCCGCCCCGGCGACGAAGCCACGCTCGAGCTGCGGCTGCTGACCGACCACCGCGTCGATCTGGTCGCCGACCGCACCCGCACCACCAACCGGCTCAAGGCCCTGCTGAACAGCATGTTTCCGGCCCTGGAACGGGCCCTCGACCTGGGTAACGTCGGCCCGCTGGTGCTGCTAACCGGTTACCAGACACCGGCAGCGATCCGCCGCGCGGGCAGTCGGCGGCTGACCGCCTGGCTGCGCAACCGCAAGGTCTGCAACGCTGCTGCCCTCGCCGAGAAGGTGGTTGAGGCCGCCGAGCGCCAGCACACCGCCGTCGTGGGTGAGAAGGCCATCGCGAAGATGGTGCACACCCTCGCCAAGGAGGTGATGGTCCTCAACGAGAAGATCACCGAGACCGACAAACTCATCGAGGGCCGGTTTCGCGAACACGAACTGGCCGACGTGATCCAGTCCATGCCCGGCATCGGCACGATCCTCGGTGCCGAGTTCCTCGTCGCCGTCGGCGGCAGCCTGGACGCCTTCCCCACGGCCGACCGGCTCGCGGCCTTCGCCGGCGTGGTCCCCGCCCCACGCGACTCCGGCCAGGTCAGCGGTAACGACCACCGACCGACGAGATACCACCGTCGCCTGCAGCGCGTCTTCTACATCTCCGCGCTGGTCAGCGTCCAACGAGACCCCAACTCACGGAAGTTTTACGACCGCAAGCGCGCCGAGGGGAAACGGCACGTCCAGGCCGTCCTCGCGCTCGCACGCCGTCGCGTCAACGTCCTGTGGGCTCTGATCCGTGACCGACGGTGCTACCAGGTCATACCCTCAGTGACGACGGCGGCTTGA
- a CDS encoding recombinase family protein has product MSAGTEPVGHVRLGYARASTARQSLDAQLDSLAEAGVTRVFSEKISTRATRRPELEAAVKLTGEIRSSGVAVTLVVHEHKRLGRGIELAMLAKELKASDVGLEFLTGELKGSHDPSGIVFTVLAAMSGMEREYIRDRTLEGHESARKRGKTIGGAGVTDDDMLSMALHLRDQEMSLRDIAKRLVITIGAKKGQHPSPATVMRRSGSEG; this is encoded by the coding sequence GTGAGTGCCGGCACCGAACCGGTCGGGCACGTTCGCCTCGGCTACGCGCGGGCCTCGACTGCCCGGCAGTCCCTCGATGCGCAACTCGACTCCCTCGCCGAGGCCGGGGTGACGCGGGTCTTCTCGGAGAAGATCTCCACCCGCGCCACCCGGCGCCCCGAGCTGGAGGCCGCCGTGAAACTCACCGGGGAGATCCGGTCCTCCGGCGTCGCCGTCACCCTCGTCGTCCACGAGCACAAGCGGCTCGGCCGCGGCATCGAACTCGCCATGCTCGCCAAGGAACTGAAAGCGAGCGACGTCGGCCTGGAGTTCCTGACCGGGGAGCTGAAGGGTTCGCACGACCCTTCCGGGATCGTGTTCACCGTGCTCGCCGCCATGTCCGGGATGGAGCGCGAGTACATCCGCGACCGCACCCTCGAAGGACACGAGTCCGCCCGCAAGCGCGGCAAGACCATCGGCGGCGCCGGAGTCACCGACGACGACATGCTGTCCATGGCCCTCCACCTGCGCGACCAGGAGATGAGCCTGCGCGACATCGCCAAGCGCCTCGTCATCACCATCGGCGCCAAGAAGGGCCAACACCCCTCGCCCGCCACCGTCATGCGGCGCTCTGGCAGCGAGGGCTGA
- a CDS encoding MFS transporter encodes MPESGPQRVIAASNFVYTVGSGLYLTAGVLYFTEAVRLPATQVGLGLGIAGVLSLAVGIAVGHLADRHGARGIYALTLVVQALATAGFLLADSFWLFALAVGTAMGAKAAGLAARSPLIRHYGGDRPQAFRAYLRAVTNVGISLGALLAGWAVQVGTVPAYRLLVIGNAVAFAASAAILIYLPPIKPVPATGGPRWIALRDRPYLLLTALDGIMAVQFKVLTVAVPLWLVTATTAPRWLISGTMLINTVIVIAFQIRASRGIDSPAAGGAAYRRAGVAFLVSCSLVSLSAGIPAWAAATLLMTAMVIHTIGELWHSAAGFEVSFALAPQHATGQYLGVFGLGAGLAEALGPALLISLCITWGRPGWYVVGALFTVTGLVAPLAVRWAQRHQHARQVHPQVAWKEAVTLKAPEAVQHPRLPQG; translated from the coding sequence ATGCCGGAATCTGGACCACAGCGCGTCATCGCCGCCTCGAACTTCGTCTACACCGTCGGCAGCGGCCTCTATCTGACCGCTGGAGTCCTGTACTTCACCGAGGCCGTCCGCCTTCCGGCAACCCAGGTGGGCCTCGGACTTGGTATCGCCGGTGTTCTCTCACTGGCCGTGGGTATCGCTGTCGGTCATCTCGCGGACCGGCACGGAGCACGCGGTATCTATGCGCTCACCCTCGTCGTCCAGGCGCTGGCAACTGCCGGCTTCTTACTGGCAGACAGCTTCTGGCTGTTCGCCCTCGCGGTAGGCACGGCAATGGGCGCCAAAGCGGCCGGATTGGCCGCACGCAGTCCGCTCATCAGGCACTACGGAGGGGACCGACCGCAGGCATTTCGCGCCTATCTCCGCGCCGTGACCAACGTGGGCATCTCCCTCGGCGCTCTGCTGGCGGGCTGGGCCGTCCAGGTGGGCACCGTCCCCGCCTACCGACTCCTGGTCATCGGCAACGCGGTCGCCTTCGCGGCTTCCGCAGCGATCCTGATCTACCTGCCGCCGATCAAACCTGTCCCTGCCACCGGCGGCCCCCGCTGGATCGCCCTGCGGGACCGCCCCTACCTCTTACTCACCGCCCTCGACGGCATCATGGCCGTCCAGTTCAAAGTGCTCACGGTGGCCGTCCCGCTCTGGCTGGTCACAGCCACCACCGCCCCGCGCTGGCTCATCTCGGGCACCATGCTCATCAACACCGTCATCGTCATTGCGTTCCAGATACGAGCCAGCCGCGGCATCGATTCCCCAGCAGCCGGCGGAGCCGCTTACCGCCGGGCAGGCGTGGCCTTCCTCGTTTCCTGCTCGTTGGTCTCCCTGTCCGCGGGGATCCCGGCGTGGGCCGCCGCCACACTGCTCATGACTGCGATGGTGATCCACACGATCGGCGAGCTGTGGCACTCCGCCGCAGGCTTCGAAGTGTCCTTCGCCCTCGCCCCACAGCACGCCACGGGCCAGTACCTCGGTGTGTTCGGCCTCGGCGCCGGACTGGCCGAGGCCCTCGGCCCGGCCCTGCTCATCTCGCTCTGCATCACCTGGGGCCGACCCGGATGGTACGTCGTAGGGGCTCTGTTCACCGTGACGGGCCTGGTAGCACCACTTGCCGTCCGCTGGGCACAACGCCACCAGCACGCTCGGCAGGTACACCCACAGGTCGCGTGGAAGGAAGCAGTCACCCTGAAAGCTCCGGAGGCGGTTCAACATCCCCGACTGCCGCAGGGCTGA
- a CDS encoding IS3 family transposase, whose protein sequence is MNRCQFVEDHQRRYGVKRLCRILGIARSSFYHWRRSAPLRAARQAADAQLAARIRVIHRASDGTYGAPRITAELREDGERVNHERVARIMQAIGLAGLRLRRKHRTTIPDPAAAKVPDLIGRNFTVDEVNRKYVGDITCLPLAGGTFRYLATVIDLCSRRLAGWAIADHMRADLVVDALKAAERTRGSLAGAVMHTDHGAQDGFNRSSQRWLVGAIVAAW, encoded by the coding sequence GTGAACCGCTGCCAGTTCGTTGAGGACCACCAGCGCCGTTACGGCGTGAAGCGGTTGTGCCGCATCCTGGGCATCGCCCGCTCGAGCTTCTACCACTGGCGCCGCAGTGCACCGCTGCGGGCAGCCCGCCAGGCTGCCGACGCCCAGCTCGCCGCCCGGATACGCGTGATCCACCGGGCCTCGGACGGCACCTACGGCGCCCCCAGGATCACCGCTGAACTCCGCGAGGACGGCGAGCGCGTGAACCACGAGCGGGTCGCCCGCATCATGCAGGCGATCGGGCTGGCCGGCCTCCGCCTGCGCAGGAAGCATCGCACCACCATCCCGGACCCCGCCGCGGCGAAGGTGCCGGACCTGATCGGCCGTAACTTCACCGTGGACGAGGTGAACCGAAAGTACGTCGGCGACATCACATGCCTGCCGCTGGCAGGCGGGACGTTCCGCTATCTCGCGACCGTGATCGATCTCTGCTCACGGCGCCTGGCCGGGTGGGCGATCGCCGACCATATGCGCGCCGACCTCGTCGTCGACGCCCTGAAAGCAGCCGAGCGGACCCGCGGCAGCCTCGCCGGCGCCGTGATGCACACCGATCACGGGGCCCAGGACGGATTCAATCGGTCGTCGCAACGCTGGCTGGTGGGAGCGATCGTAGCTGCTTGGTGA
- a CDS encoding IS6 family transposase translates to MDSASPSYKGHRYPVEVIAHCVWLYHRFPLSFREVEELMLERGVVVSHETVRRWCAKFGQSYANGLRRRRPRPGDKWHLDEVFVKINGEQKYLWRAVDADGNVLDILVRSRRDKAAARRFFRKLLKRTCSVPRVIVTDKLRSYGAAHREVMPSVEHRAHKGLNNRAENSHQPTRQREHAMKGFRSVGGAQQFLSAFSGISPHFRPRRHLMTAPEYRTEMTTRFAIWDQITGAASRPTTA, encoded by the coding sequence GTGGACAGCGCATCGCCGTCGTACAAGGGGCACCGGTACCCGGTCGAGGTCATTGCCCACTGTGTGTGGCTGTACCACCGCTTCCCGCTGTCGTTCCGCGAGGTCGAGGAGCTGATGCTCGAGCGCGGCGTGGTCGTCTCCCACGAGACGGTCCGCCGCTGGTGTGCGAAGTTCGGGCAGTCCTACGCCAACGGCCTGCGCCGGAGGCGGCCCCGGCCCGGCGACAAGTGGCACCTGGACGAGGTCTTCGTGAAGATCAACGGAGAGCAGAAGTACCTGTGGCGGGCCGTTGACGCCGACGGCAACGTGCTCGACATCCTGGTCCGGTCCCGCCGGGACAAGGCCGCGGCCCGGCGCTTCTTCCGCAAACTGCTCAAGAGAACCTGCTCGGTGCCGAGGGTGATCGTCACCGACAAGCTCCGCTCCTACGGCGCGGCCCACCGCGAGGTCATGCCCTCCGTAGAACACCGCGCCCACAAGGGCCTCAACAACCGGGCGGAGAACAGCCACCAGCCCACCCGCCAGCGCGAACACGCCATGAAAGGCTTCCGTAGCGTCGGCGGAGCCCAGCAGTTCCTGTCCGCGTTCAGCGGCATCTCACCCCACTTCCGACCACGCCGCCACCTGATGACCGCCCCCGAATACCGCACCGAGATGACCACCCGCTTCGCCATCTGGGACCAGATCACCGGCGCTGCAAGCCGGCCCACCACGGCCTGA
- a CDS encoding DUF1963 domain-containing protein has protein sequence MPALQKEHVVQLLRPLMRTRTVLEPVQGSPETRVRGRRRQYAAPPPVPAQPHVAREFAATRFGGFPTVEEGETWPLCNGCADDLTFVAQVDHSRDGLHDRLPISFFTFFYCWKCRPWGRKRERGGWLVRSYTALRRPKVLVHGTEPDFEERHAVPRLEKSLPDAAGMRLHCPELWDLVPGDSGSHEAWANWHVVDRAALGLTQERARAPHMRNGAVAIGGYPYWANGGDETPFCTECTQPMELLLQIPPSELTDAMWGDVGTLYLFMCRIHTQHTGLRIQCT, from the coding sequence GTGCCCGCACTTCAGAAGGAACACGTGGTGCAGTTGTTGCGGCCGCTGATGCGGACGCGCACCGTGCTCGAGCCAGTCCAAGGCTCGCCCGAGACACGTGTGCGTGGACGTCGGCGACAGTACGCCGCTCCTCCGCCCGTTCCTGCGCAGCCCCATGTGGCCCGGGAGTTCGCCGCCACGCGGTTCGGCGGGTTCCCGACGGTGGAGGAGGGCGAGACCTGGCCCCTGTGCAACGGCTGTGCCGACGACCTCACGTTCGTCGCGCAGGTCGACCACTCCCGCGACGGCCTGCACGACAGGCTCCCCATCTCGTTCTTCACATTCTTCTACTGCTGGAAGTGCCGCCCGTGGGGACGAAAACGCGAACGGGGCGGATGGCTTGTGCGTTCCTACACCGCACTGCGGCGCCCCAAGGTTCTCGTGCACGGCACCGAGCCCGACTTCGAGGAACGCCACGCGGTACCACGCCTGGAGAAGTCCCTGCCCGACGCGGCGGGAATGCGCCTGCACTGCCCTGAACTCTGGGACCTTGTGCCGGGCGACAGCGGCTCCCACGAGGCGTGGGCGAACTGGCACGTCGTCGACCGCGCCGCGCTCGGTCTGACGCAAGAGCGCGCCCGAGCGCCGCACATGCGCAATGGGGCGGTGGCGATCGGCGGATACCCGTACTGGGCGAACGGCGGGGATGAAACGCCATTCTGCACGGAGTGCACACAGCCGATGGAGTTGCTGCTGCAGATCCCGCCAAGCGAACTCACCGACGCGATGTGGGGTGACGTCGGAACCTTGTATCTGTTCATGTGCCGAATACACACCCAGCACACCGGGCTGCGCATCCAGTGCACATGA